The genomic DNA TTTTGCACATGGTCAACACTTAAAAATTGCTTGTTTAATGAACTTTTATCCCCATTAAATGGCTATTTAGTAATTGGGGTCCAGATAAGTTTTGTGACTTTTTCAAGTTGGCAGAACTGGGACCCCTGGTGGTTCTTGGTGACAGGCCAGGTCTTCTAAGCTCTACCTGCTCACCCACAGTGAGCAGACTGGAGAGTGTTGGCTGGCGTGTGGACTACACAGTTAGCTCCAGTCAGCTCTGCCAAGTTCACGAACCAGAGGTGCACCTGAGGCTGGACATACGGCGTGACCCCAGTGGTCAGGCAGAGCCCATCGCCATGACACTGTCTGTGAAGAAGTTCCAAGTTCTGTTAGCAGGTAAGGGGAAGGAGATTGAAGATGCTCAGGAAATCATAGACTTCCAAAGGTCATTTAAGAGAATTCATACCTGACCAAGAATTCATAGGACCAcagttttagaactggaagaggccTCGGACACCATCTAGGTCAGCCTtgtcattttataggtgagaaaacgaGATCTAGGGAGGGTGAATATATTATCAGTGTATAGATGAAAACCCAGGTCCTTTGGTTTAGAGCCAGTGCTTTTTTCCCATTCTAATATGCTAAGTCCCTGGTATACCCATCAAGTCACGCTGTAGCCTTGGCTTGTTGACCTTCAGGGAAGGATAACTTACTGCCTCCTGAGTAGGCCATCCTTTTGAGTAGTTCTGATTTGTCCAGTTTATATCAACTACACAGTTGGCCTCCTAATATTGTTCTGTCCTCTGGGTCCAACCTCCTGGCTCCTCTTCCCTGATCCTCTTCCccactccttccctttctcccaacctATATCTGTTTGTTTCTTTCAGAACTCAAACAAGCACAAGCCTTGATGAGTTCCCTGGCCTGAGAGCTGTCAGACAGCAAGAAAATGAAGCCAAGGAGCAGGCCTGGCTTGGCTCAGATCTAACCCTCACCGGCCAGACTCTCCTCCGGATGTGGTCTGATGCCCCTTCCCTCTTGATGCAGCACCCAGTCAGCCTTTCCACTGGGCCTGGGGACAGTTGGCCCCATCTTTGAGGCAGTTCAACCCCAGGGAACTCAGCACAAGGACTTGGTTGGGTTGGGGGACTCACTAGGTGCCTTCCTGTCATCCACCCCCAGCACTGCCTCGCCCCAGTTTTGTACCTTTTTACTGAAGGATGGAAAGAATAAATGCCGTCATTGAGGCTGTGTATGTCTTTGTGAGATGCTGCCATCCCTAAGAAGGAGATGAAAAGATTTCATCCAGGGAGACCCATGCAAAAGAAGAGAATTGAGGctgggggagagaggagagacctCCCTGTAAATTGGGGTGGTCAGGGAAGGCTCCTCAGAAGAAGTAGGACTGGAGGGGTGGACAGAAGGTGGATGGGTGAAGTAAAGGACCAGGGCATCATTCCGGACAAGAGAGAGATGGCTTTGGAGACTGTTGGAGACAGTGAGCTGAGCAGCCCACTCAGAGCAAAGAGCCCAGATTGGGAAGCTGGAGGACAAGTAAAAGGATTGGAGGGAGGACAATGAGGGCtccctttttcataaaaccaactctcatACTTGGAAGGTGgtcatttatcttttcttgaGCCATCTGCCATTCCTCTTTTCATATTCTCAAGACAATGCTGAGAATTATGGGCTAAAATTATGTTCTATTTGACAGgtggggaaattgaggcccagaaaaggaaattaagactcaCTTTCTCCCTGAATAGCAATTTTCTCCAGAGCTTTTTCTTACAACACTCCGGAACCCGGgcaaccaatcaataaatattcattcagtGCCTACCATGTACTCGAAGCTGGACATAtgaagacaaagaatgaaacaatttctgcTCTTAAGAAACTTATGTTCTAGTGGTCATATTAGTTGAGGCAAGGGTACCTTGAGGGCAACCCCGTAGTTTGGGCTTGGGTACAGGTGGCATCTTTGTGGCATGAGATGCAGATTTGGGAAATAAACAGGAAACAGCTTTTTGGAGAAGGCCATTGAGCCTGGTGCCCAGGGTGGCCTTAGGGTAGTCCTGAGCTCTGAACCAGTGTTGGAAGGCAAGGTCTGCTGACCAAGAGAAACTGGACCCTCCACCTCTTATTCAGGAGCCAGGAACCCAGGAGGTCAAAGTCCACAGGGTAGGCTCCAGGTTTCCATGCCAATACTGAAATTCAGCTTTGACTGAGGGCTGTGTGGGCTGTGTTGGAGGCTGTGTGTAATGGCTGTGGAACATTATGTACCCAATGTTAAACTTTGTCAGTGTGTTGGTTGCTTTTGCTGGACTgtctccaccaccaccccctacCCCCTgacattttcaattctttgaaatAAGAGATggtggagcagctagatggtgcagtggatagagcaccggccctggagtcaggaggacccgagttcaaatccagcctcagacgtttaataatgacctagcagtggggccttgggcaagtcgcttaaccccatttgccttgcaaaaacctaaaataatgacccagctatgtggccttgggcaagccacttaacctcacttccttgcaaaaaaaaatagaatttaaaaaagaaataagggacGGCTCTCTGAGAGGTGAAGTAATTTATTGAGCACATAAGCAAGACCCTGCTAGGGTGTAAGCAAAGAAGTCGAGTAAAGCCATGCACAGACATTTAGCATTCCTACTTCGTGTTTCTGTACCTTTAGACCTGAGCTGCTGCAGGGGTGGCTCCCCGTGCTGGCCCCCCCAGCTCCGCCCTGGGGCCTTGAATTGCTGAACCCCAAGAGCGAGATGGAGACCTAAACTGGGGGCCGCCCGGGGTGAAGAGACCCCGAATCAGACCATCCCTGAGTGTCCAGGGGAacagggtttttatagtgttggGGGGCGGGGGTTGAGAGCAAGCAGGAGGCGGAAGCCAAGACAGCAGGTAGCTATGTCGTCATACTACTACCAGCATGTAAACATGGTTCAGTGTAGAcagtgggaaagggtcagggtctccTAGGCCCGGTCATGCTTCCCGGGACCGAGGGGTCGCGTAGCCCcgggcttcccacaggtttgagggcgTGGTTTGCTCTGTGATGGCTCCGGCCGgcctggggagggggaggcaacCCGGGAGGAGCAGCCGGCGTGCAGAACCAGCCGGGGGCTTTGGGGCTCCTGGGCAGATGGGTGGCACGTCCGTGCCCCCCAGGGTGAAGCGTGTCGGATTTGTGCAGCCCCAAAGGCGCCCAGCCGGGTGGGCCCGGCGAGGTGCCCGGGAGCCCTTGCCACGGGGCTGCACGCAGGGTCCCCGGGGGCCCAgcccagcccggcccggcccggcccagcccagcccggcccagcccggcccggcccagcccTGCAGTCCCAGGACAGTTTAGAGCCTCCGGACTGGGCTTCCTCCCCTCCGGCTCGGCCCCCCAAGACTACATCTCCCAGGCTGCCCTGGAGCCGGGCGGCTCCGCCTTAGCCCGGGGCGGCTGCGGACCGGACCGGGACCCCGAGAGCGGGTGGCTGGGGGGCACTGGCCGCGGCCGCCCCTCCTCCGGGAAGCTGGGAGGCGGCGGGTCATCCTCCGGCTGCAGAGGGGGTCTTGGAGCACCCGGGGCCGGACCTTGGCCCGGGTGAGCGCCTCCGAAGGACCCCTGGGGGGTCTGGAGCAGGGCCCCTGCCCGCCCGAGCATTCCCCGGGCGGACCCCGGGCCCTCCTGGCCCGACCTGGCAGCCTGGGCCCGTTTTGCCGAGGGCCCCGCCCCCACCTCCTGGCCACAAAGGCCGGAAGTTGTTTTGGGGGATGTGTTGAAATTCAGAAATGTTTACCCACCAGACCTAAACACCGCAGAGAAACGCCCTTCGGCTCGGACTAGGATTCCGAAGGTGAGAGGGGCCAGACAAGCGATGAACCCGGCGGGTGGTCCTAAGAGGTCCTACAGGCAGACACGCAGAAGCTCAcagcaaggaaactgaggccagcgGAGTCGGGCAGAGCCCGGTCCAGCCCGGTCCTcctggccccggccccggggCCGTGACTGCCCGGGGAAGGCTGGGCAGCGGGGTGCAGCAGCTTTCTTCTCCGCTTCCAGGATGCCCGAGGGCCCAGAGCTCTACCTGGCCAGCTGCTACGTGAACAGCGTGTGCCAGGACCTGGTGTTTGGGGGCCGGGTGGAGAAGTCCCAGGTGAGCAAAAACCCCGAGGTGCCCTTTGAGAGCAGCGCCTACCGGATCACGGCCACCTCCCGGGGCAAGGAGGTGCGGCTGACCCTGAGCCCCCAGCCGGGGGCCCAGCCCCCGCAGGCACCCCTGGACCTCGTGTTCCGCTTCGGCATGTCCGGCTCCTTCCGGCTGGCTCCTGCCGATGCCCTGCCCAAGCATGCCCACCTGCGCTTCTACACGCTCTCGCCTCCGCCCGGCAGAGCCCTCTGCTTTGTGGACACCCGGCGCTTCGGCCGCTGGGAGGCCCCCGGCGCGTGGCAGCCGGGCCGAGGCCCCTGCGTCATGCGGGAGTATGAGAAGTTCAGGTAGGGTCTGTGGCAGGAGCCCCCCAGCTGTGCGCCTCAGTCCCCTTCCAAACTCCCAGCCGCCCCTGCCTTTCCTCTTCCCACCTTGGcccagaagagagggagaaggaaaatggatCCTCAGGTTCACAGAGCACTCGAAGTTCACATACATCTCCCCCATTTGCCCTCCCATACAATGGGATCCTCAGTGGAGAATTCCTTATTGCCATTtcacagatcagaaaactgagactcattgAGGTTCGGAGTGCCCCATCATTCACCTGGGATGAGAATCCAAgcttcctgactcccagcccaCTCTGCCTTTCCCTTTATTGGAGGAAAaaactccttccctctcccctcccccctctcccctcccctccccctcctctcctctctcaagTTGCTGGAAAATTCCAACTTCTGTAGTATTAAAGAAGGAAAGTGGATTGGTTTGGGGCAATGAATATTAAGAGTAGGATTCCCGGTGTCTCACTCCATCTACCCCAGAGACCAGACCCTCAGGGGCTCTGTTTGTCTCCTCTGCCCTGAGTAGAGCCCTGAATGCTGGGCAGAGCCCAAGGTGTTTGGATTTCTCTTgggctttcccctgccttcccaCTATTTCTCCCTTCACTGTTGGCCtccattttccctcattttccaggtCCATGAATATGAACATGTAGCAGCataagagagagaacattccaggttgTGGGCACTCTACAGGTGCCCATGATTTCTTTCCCACCATCAGTACCCTGTGCTGGGCATTATAATGTTCAGGAGAAATGGAAACACatggataaatgaatgagtaTTTATCTAGTTGCCCACTATATGATAAACGCTGGACTTTGGGTTGAAGGGCTGCAGGGTTTTAGGAATGCCCTTCTGCCAGTCTCATAGGCCTTCCACGTCGCAGTGGCATGTTTTGTGAGACACAGTGGCCAAAATCATCACCTGCTGGGCAGCCCTCTCTAGAGGTGAGCCTCATTGCCCCAGGCTGGGCTAGTCCTGGAGCAACAGATAGATAATCTAAGTAAGACTCTGGGGCTTCACTTCAATCTCTTCCAAGTTGGCAGGACCTGCCCAAGTTTCTCATGGTTCTGGTATAGAATCCAGGGCACCTCTACAACCCAGTGAGGCCTCAGAAGAAAGAACATGAGtggaggttttttttaagttgaagacAAAAATACTTCCAACCTCTTGAATATACCCCCACCCTGATTCCTCCCCTGCCTTTATTTTCCCGTGGCTGGTCATGCATTCAGACCTTGGGAGAAGTGAAACCAGGTGGTGGAAGAGATCATTTGCATGGTCTGGGCCTGGGGCCACCCTCTATATCTCCACTATTCTCCAGGGAGAACGTGCTCCAGAACTTGGATGACAAGACCTTTGACAAGCCTATCTGTGAAGCTCTCTTGGACCAGAAATTCTTCAACGGCATTGGCAACTACCTTCGGGCAGAGATTCTTTACCGGTCAGTGGTAGAGAAGGGATGGAACAGGAGAAGGCTCCAGATCTATATCCCAGGAATCACCTACCTTCTTGgccagggaggagggaagagttGATGTTTGGAAAGACTGGGCCAGATTAGGTTCTCATGTCTCCAAGTATCTGGAGGTCCCTGGCTTCATTGGAGCCATGAGCCTCCAGGTGAGTGTCTCTACTGGTCTTCATCTCCTATGGTTCCCTTCCCCAGGCTGAAGATTCCTCCCTTTGAGAAGGCCCGAACTGTCCTGGAAACCCTGAAGCATTGGAAGCCGGTGAGACTGAAGGGGGTAGCCCCAGGGCCAGACCATGGGCATTGAAACTGTGACCTAGAGAAAAGAGCCTTAGACTGGGAGGTAGGATGATGGTTCATGCTGATTAGGCAAGACATTTTTCTTCTTAGTGTGTTTTCTcctcttgtaaaatgaaggggctgaacAATAGGAAGAACCAACATTTTTGGCACAATTTAAGTTTTGCATAGTGCCCCATAaccatcatctcatttgattatttgatcctcaacctgtgagataggtgctgcTATAtcctatagatgagaaaactgaggcaaacagaacttcagtgacttgcccatgggtACAGGCCTATCCTGATCCCAAATCCATCATCccatgttttgttttatatttccacCAAGTCAAATCAACAACCACTTAGTAAGCACCTACTACAATCTACATTTTGCTAATTAGAACTAAGTATCTGCTCATTACTATATCTCCAAGAGTCATCTCAACTTTCTATGTTTTTCAAAGTTTTAGATCAAATAAATATAGGGCAAATGATGGCCGTGACGGAAACCTGGGATAAATTGTTGGGGAGAGGCAGGAAGCCTGGGGttactaagcatgcatccattcTCCCCTGGCCAGAGCCCAGAACTGACCTTGAGCAAGAAGGTCAAAGCAAAACGAGACAACCCAGATTTGTTGGAACTGTGCCACTCGGTACCCATGGAGGTGATTCAACTAGGTGAGACCTGGTAGCATGGACCCCAGAATGCCCTGGCACACTTCTCCCCCTAGCTTAGCTAGCTAGGGCTCCCCCCAGAGTCTGGAACAAGGGGAAAGCAGCAATGATTTTCTTAATAATACTTTCCCATCTTTTCTATAAGCCTGGCATAGGTAAGGTAGAATTCATAACCATACTGATCGTCTAACctaactccattttacaaagaagactGAGCCTCAAAAGAGGAAAGTAAGTAATTCAAGCTTgttcaaataggaaataatcaaggcagatttgaattcaggtctcaaCTTCAATCCACTGTCCTTTCTGACATTATCCTTTCttcacaaatggggaaactgaggctcagggaagggaagcagtttgttcTCTAGAATTAAAACCCAATCTTACTGCTCCCATTCCTTAGACCCCCCCAGGATAGGTATAGGGCTTAGTGCACTTGACTAGGAAACCTGATCTCaaatcttccttctcccctcccttgtTATCAAGGGGGTAAGGGTTATGGGCCCGAGAGGGAGGAGGATGACTTTTCAGCTTTTCGGGCATGGCTGCGTTGCTACTCTGTTTCCGGAATGAGCTGCCTCCAGGACAGGCATGGCAGAACAATTTGGTTCCAGGTAATAATGACACATCTCTATAGTACTTTCTGCTTTCCCAGGGACTTTTCTGTTCATTCTGTTCATCCGTTATCCCCTGAGTCTTCACAATGGCCTGGGGAAGTTGTTAGGCAGGGTTTCCCCTCGTTTGATAGATTGGAAAAGTGAGGCTGAAGAGACATGTATACATTGAATGAGTAGCAGAACcagggaagaaaaattggggaccACCTTTTCCTTTCCTAACCATGTACATGCTGGTCAGGCAGTGAGCAGACGAGCAAAAGAAGGTGGTGAGCTGTGCCAACAAAGACCATCTGGAAAACATCTTTTATGGGGCAGCTGGTGGATGGGTTTGCCTGTCATTTGGGCAATCTCTGCCCCAGCCTGAAAGAAATCTAGGTTCAACTCAAAACCAATTCCCATTCCCTTGCCTGAAGGGATCCCAGTGATCCTGGGGCAGGTTCACTCTGCAGGTCAATCAAACCATCATTCTAATTGTttgtctctatctccatctccaccTCCTTTTCCACCTCcaattccttcttcctctccatccccacctctttctcctcctcctccccatctctttctcctcctcctccccatctccattttcttctcctattctATCTCCTTTGTCTCCATCGTtatctccatctctttttctgtctccaaCTCTGCCATTATGTAATGTATTCCTTCCTAATCTCCACCTTTTAGAATTCCTGGTTTCCCTCTGGGTTCAATGCAAATACCACCTCTCTGCAaagtctttcctcttcttctcagTAGCTAGTGTCTTTTCCCCCAAATTGCCTTGTATTTAtcttgtttctctctgtctctgtctgtctccgtctctgtctctctctctctcgtttggTTTCTATCTTTACATACTATTACCTATCATGGTGCCTATCAtatagtagctgcttaataagtatttttttgtCAATTGATTCAGGTCTCTGGGACCTGCCTTCTCCCTATCTTCTATGCTTCTATTATCTGGGCTGCCTGTATAGATTCTTTGCCCTTCCTACTCCCaggaaaatgtaaacttcttgaaggcaggggctggTTTTTTGTCCCCCTCCCCCTCATTCTGGTATCCCAGGCCTCTAGCATGATGTATGATACACAGTAAGTATAAATTAAATCTGGAATCTGACAAGGTTCCTGAGATGGAAGGCTTGCCCATCCAGAGCTTAAATTGGACcctgaaggagaggaagaatttgGACAGGGGGTGCAGAGATGGGAGCCAACAGTGTAAGTGAAGACTTTGAAACAATTATGTGTGTTAGGGGAACAAAAGTTTTGTCTTCACGAGGAGCTGCTCTTCAAAGTCGACTGGGTTTTTCCCTCTCTGGCCCATCCTGGTGGCTTCTGTTCTCCACATAGGCAAATAGAGGGGTCCAAGACTGGGGTAGGAGTTTTCTAGTTCTCCCTAAGAGATCCCTCTAGCAAGAAAAGAAGTGGCCAAGCTTTAGAGAATAGATGAAGACTGGTCAGCTAGTGGGAAGATGTTAATctgatttatttcctattttgctTCAGGGAGATCCTGGACCTCTGGCCCCCAAAGGTAAGTCATACCTCCTCATACAGTAAGAAAGGATAGctatctaagtgaaatgggaaTTCAGATATTCTGTAATCAGAGTCCTGAGTGCAGGACACAGGCAGGACCCTGTCTTTACCCCTTATTCCTTGCTCTAGTCTTCTCCCACTTCCTTGAGAGGTCCTTACACTAGATGCTGAGGTCTTCAGAGACATCAAATTCTGATTCCTCTACTGATGTTCCAGGATTTCACCTCAGCTGCCCTGGGTGGGACATTTTAGGGAGGTTTCAAGACTTTGTGGACAAGGTCAGCCCCTGAGGCCATATCCCCCTCATCCCAAATCTGGAAGGGCTCCAGTTCACTCTTGGTTTTCCACAGGAGGGAAATCCCGTAAGAAGCGTGTGAAGGAAAGATCCATCTCTGATGTTACTGATTTAGAGGTATGGCCCCCAATCCCCTTCCCCCAGGGTAATATCCCCTTCTGTTCATTTTGGGGTAGGAAAGGGGAATTTCCCCTTCAGAAAGATGGAATTGTATCTGAGAGCTCAAGACCTAGAAACAAGCCTGGCTTTTTTGAGGGGAAGGTCAGCTCAGTTCAATGGCCATCTTAACACCACCAAAGCTATGCCCTAGGTGTGTCCACCCTGTGGCCCTTAAAgccattcatgtaccataattacGTTTTAtcattatactcattggtaatatgggttatattgtagtcataaatattgAATTCTATATGCAACCCTTAACAAGTGTTGGGCTAGGTGGCCCAGAAGAGCTCAAAGGTTGGGTACCCATGTGAGGCATTATGCAGGACTCCCCACTCTTTCCTACTTCACCATGTTCCACCCTCTTCTTGGGCCTGGCAGGTCCCAGATAAGGACCTAATTTTCTTCTGTCCAGGAGGTGACATCTGTGCCAAAGAAGAAGGGTACCACCAAAGCAGGGAAATCAGACAAGAAATCACAGAAGAGATCTTTTAATTCAGGAGCCAAGGGGAAGGTAGAATCAACTAGGGGCTCCAAGTCCCGATTGAGGAGCTCTGTTACAACATCCTCAGAGAATGTTTCAGATTTTCTGGAAGGAAAACAGCAGCCAGTGACCCGAGTACGATCAGGTGAGACCTCCACTTGGGATCCCAACTTCCATTTTGGGGTAATGGAGGGAATGGATTTGTTTGGGACAGGGGAAAAGGGCTGTTAGTGCAGGGATTTCTAGATGACTGAGGGAAGAGCCCCTGGGACTGGAGCTGGGAGAGAAATGCATCCAGACATGGGCCAGCTGTGGGAGGACTCCTTAGAGGAAGTGGGATTTGATTGGGCTTTACAGGATGAGGAAGAATTGGGCCCAGACAAAGAGAAGATGGAGAGGGCCTTCTAGGTGGGAAGAGGTCTTGAGTCAGAGTGTGATCAAAAAAGAATTCTCCTTGGGTCTCCATCATTTTTCAGGGTCAGGAGCCCCACTCGGTTCTACTGATCTCACTTTTCTATTTGCTCTCTTCCAACAGGcagaaataggaaagggaaagctAAGTCCAAGGCCAAGCTCTCTCCACCTTCTTCCCTGCCTCTGTCGCACGAGGATGGTACTCTTGGCTTGTCTTCTTGAAGTCTTTCAGCTCCAGGGGGGAAAGGCCCCCTGCCCAATGATGTAGTTTGGAATTTACCCCAGGATCAGGGCAGCCAGGAGACTGGCAGAAGCTATTCGTTTCAGATTTTAGAGGATCCAGTGTTTTTCATATAATTCACTGACAGTTTTCTGGAGTCCATGCACAACCCTGCTGAAAAAGACTTATTTCCACAGCTAAGAGCAGTAGATTGGTGTCAGATGAAGCAGGACAAGTTCAGTACCTAGACCCTGGAGCCCCAAATCCTCTCTTTCCTAACAGTCCCTCTGCCCCAACCCAGCCCATGTGGAAGGAAGCCCAGATATCTTtcatccattttctttcccaCCGCAATAGATATCCAGTCCCTTGTCCTCTGCTCCTTCCCCAGCAGGAATAGAAATTTAGGATAATTTTAGAGCTTTTGAACCAGTTTGGGAGAtgctaaatttttttatattgacaATAAAATCTGACTTAAAACCTTAAGCCCTGTGTCCCCTATGTCTCATATCTTCTTGTCTAGTTGGCAAAAATTCTCATGGTCTCatggtctaaagaagaaaaaaaggacaggAGAACCTTCCCTTCAGAACTTTCTAACTGTATGTAatctcagagctagaaaggaaccCTAGGGTGACATGGAGAGAGCATGGTGGACTtcaagccaggaagacctgagtgcaaatcctgcATCAGATAAGCCTTGTGACTCTGGGAGAGTCATTAACCCTCCCTCAGCTAgcctcaagtttttttttaaatatatttttaaattttttttcctccagctaCAAGCAAAAGCAAGTTTAAACATTTACTACCAAAATctagaattccaaattctctcccttctccccacccccctcctccattgagaaagcaagttacttgatggctaaaatatgtagtcatgaaacACATACTACTACacttactacaatagtcatgttgtaaaagtaaacataacacacaaagaaagagaaacctcaagaaaaataaaatgagggaaaaaaagtgtgctttggtctgtattcagacaccatcaggtCTGCCTCAGGGATGGCGTGCATTCTTTATCATCgtccatcagaaaaattgctttgatttttttccccacagttgctattgctagccatattttcctccaacctatTCCCTCTACCTccacttattctattctctctctcctttcaccctgtccctcctcaagtgTGTCCACTTtctcccactatcttccctctcttctatcacttactccccctcccctccctgtcccctttctcccagcccttttcctctcctattttcctctaggataagatagatttctataccctattgagtgtgtgttatttccactcctctgagtcacttccaatgagaatgtcCCCCTCACCTTCCTGCCTTCCACACCACTGAAAAaactttttgcctcttttatgtgaaataacttaccccattctttccctccctcccagtacattcctcttgcccattaactccatctttttaaaataaattataccttcgtattcagctccctcctgaaCCTTGtgtatatatgcttcttctaattgatctattaattgagatggttcatttgagttatcagtatcatcttcccatgaaggaatacccacagttcaatatcattaaattccctATCATTAAATTAGCCCTTCctgtctaccctctctatgcttcacctgagttctgtatttggagatcaaactttcttttcagctctggtcatttcaacag from Macrotis lagotis isolate mMagLag1 chromosome 4, bilby.v1.9.chrom.fasta, whole genome shotgun sequence includes the following:
- the NEIL1 gene encoding endonuclease 8-like 1, which codes for MPEGPELYLASCYVNSVCQDLVFGGRVEKSQVSKNPEVPFESSAYRITATSRGKEVRLTLSPQPGAQPPQAPLDLVFRFGMSGSFRLAPADALPKHAHLRFYTLSPPPGRALCFVDTRRFGRWEAPGAWQPGRGPCVMREYEKFRENVLQNLDDKTFDKPICEALLDQKFFNGIGNYLRAEILYRLKIPPFEKARTVLETLKHWKPSPELTLSKKVKAKRDNPDLLELCHSVPMEVIQLGGKGYGPEREEDDFSAFRAWLRCYSVSGMSCLQDRHGRTIWFQGDPGPLAPKGGKSRKKRVKERSISDVTDLEEVTSVPKKKGTTKAGKSDKKSQKRSFNSGAKGKVESTRGSKSRLRSSVTTSSENVSDFLEGKQQPVTRVRSGRNRKGKAKSKAKLSPPSSLPLSHEDGTLGLSS